The window GCCCTCCTGGTACGCGGCACTGAGCAGCCGGTGACCCTGGGCGGCGTCGTGCTGCACGCCGCCCAGCGCCCGGCGGATCTCGGCGAGCGACTCGTGGTCCAGGGAGCCCGAGCGGCCGCGCTCCATCAGCCGGCGGGCCTCGTTCAGCCGGGTCGAGGCGTGGTCGAGGTAGATCCCGCCGCGGTCGGCCGCGTCACCGGCCATGCCGAGCTTGATGTCCTCCATGCCGCGCTTCAGCCCGTACAGGGAGTCACCGGGGAGGGCGTCGGAACTGGCCGCGGCCACGCCGCCGAAGGCTCCCGCCGCGACGCCCACCGTGAGGCCGCCCGCGGCGAGGCCCTTGGTGAGGCGGGAACGGGGGCGGAGTTTCCGCAAGGGGCTGGCCCGGTGCGCGCCCCGGCCTGAGCGCTGCTCGGGCACCGAAGGGTCCGGTGCGGAGCCGGCCATCGCCTCCATGGCGGCGACCAACTGGGCGCGCTGGACGGTTCGCACCTCGGGGTCCAGTTCGGGTCTGGGCACCTCGCCGAGCTCGGCTGCCAGCGAGAGCATCCTGCTCTTCTCGGCGTGCTCCGCGTCAGCCGCGCCGGGCTGCTCGCCGGACGCCGCCGGTGGCCGGTCCTCGGCCGCCTGGCCCGGGGGCGTCTGCTCCTCCAGGGCCTGGGCGAAGGCGTTCGCCCGCCGGTGTGCCGATACATTCGCGATCACGGGCGGCACCTCCTCTCGTCATGACGGTCGACTTCCCGCGCGATCCGGGAGTTCCGCACCGCGGCGGCGTCCACCCGATCGAGTGAGGGCGGGGCTGCTGAAGCGCATCCGGGGGAAGTCTGCAATCCCCCCAACGACTGGCCCGGCCCCCTGGTTACGGAACTGCCGCGATCGGTCTGCGGAACCCAGCGAACAGCCACGCACGGCCAGTTGTCGGGCACGGTGCGTGGCGGTCGGCGGGACGCGGCGGACCTGGCGGTTCCGGTGGGACGCGGGCGGGGCGGCTCCCGGCCGGAGGGGACGGGGCTTGCGGGGGACGGTCGGGGCCGGCCGGGAAGGGATGGCCGGCACCGGTGGGACGGGTGGCGACGGATGCCGGTGGTGCGGCGGGGGGTCAGCGGGCGTCGTCCGGGAGGAGACGGGCCAGGGTGCGGACCGCCCGGTACTGGAGGGTCTTGATCGCCCCCTCGTTCTTCCCCATGACGCGGGCGGTCTCGGCGACCGACAGGCCCTGGAGGAACCGGAGCGTGACGCATTCCTGCTGCTGCGGGTTGAGACGTCGGACGGCGTCGAGGAGGGCGGCGTTGGAGAGGGACTCCAGGACCGAGTCCTCGGGGCTGCGTTCGACCTCGTTGGCGTCGAGCATCTCGCCGGTGGTCACCTCCAGCCGGAAGCGGCTCGACTTGAAGTGGTCGGCGACCAGGTTGCGGGCGAT is drawn from Streptomyces diastaticus subsp. diastaticus and contains these coding sequences:
- a CDS encoding DUF5667 domain-containing protein — its product is MIANVSAHRRANAFAQALEEQTPPGQAAEDRPPAASGEQPGAADAEHAEKSRMLSLAAELGEVPRPELDPEVRTVQRAQLVAAMEAMAGSAPDPSVPEQRSGRGAHRASPLRKLRPRSRLTKGLAAGGLTVGVAAGAFGGVAAASSDALPGDSLYGLKRGMEDIKLGMAGDAADRGGIYLDHASTRLNEARRLMERGRSGSLDHESLAEIRRALGGVQHDAAQGHRLLSAAYQEGGSLKPIQELAAFSRSHRATWTSLREQLPPTLFDVSDQVSEVFDAMEQEIEPLRALLPGAPAQDDRPGGSPAPGPGSPTGPGAASPGEPDPSGSAEREGGGQGGTGEKDSPKPSTGEQPGEGLLGGSTGGLLDPPRTGPGTPAPSQEQREPGAEPDVTLPPLLPGLLPGLGIDTGERD